The bacterium genome includes the window AGTTGCCGCATCCCCACGGGATCGGCACCGCATATGCGGTCGACTGGAGTTGGGCCAGGTCGATGGCGCGCGGTGAAAGGTCGATGGCAAAGATGTTAGCGCCCGCGCGGGCGAAGTCGATAGCGACCGTGCCCATGCCGCAGCCCACTTCGAGTACGTTCTTGTTTGTCCAGCGTGGGAAGTCGGCAAAGGCGGGCAGGTGCGGCTCCACGAAGTACTTGCGGGCGCGCACTTCGTCGAAATATTGGCGGGAGCCGAGCGGGGCCGCGCTGTGACGCAGGTTGCACGGCCGGCGGTCCCAGTAAGCGCGGACCTGATCAATCGTCATCGTCATCCTCGAAATCGTCATCGTCCGGGCGTGCGCCGTTGCTCCGACCTGGGTCAGGGAAGCGAGATATGGGCGTGTCGCTCAGAATGTCACCGAGCACGATATCGCCCGGCTGGCGCTCGAAGTGACCGGCACTGCTGGACGGAACAATGATAATGGGCACCACGACAGCACCGGTGGGGGTATCATCAGTAATGCCGGCGGCGCGGCGCGAGAGGTCCGAGGCGATCTTGGCAAAGCGCGCAGCGTCGGCCTTGGTCCACTTGTCGGTGGGGTTGATGACCGTGACCGTGCCATCCTCGTTGACGATGCGCTGGGGCTGGCCGATGGGCCAGCGCGACATAGCCAGAGCCTGCTCGAACAGGCGGTCGGCGAGTTCGAATTCCTTCTCGCGGATAGCGTCACGGCGCTCCTGCCAGCGTGCGAGGTCCAGTTGGCGCTGGTAGTTATCCCAGGCCTCCGCGCGTTCGTCCCAGCGCCACCGCGCCATAATGACCTTCCAGGCTCTGGTAAGGCTCTTAGACGGCGGCTTACCTTGTTCTTTGCGCCACATATTATAAGCGCCGTGCTTAGACCGCTCCGTGCCCACAAAGAGGTAATAATTCTGGAAACGGTCATACCACAGGGTAGGTTCGAGTTTGCCGGTGTGGTCCGTCTGGCGTTCCCAGAACGGCTCCTGGAGGTCGGTTATGGGTGCGAGGGACGTGTCGTGGCGCGACATAGGTCAGGGTCTTACCTCATTATTAAGCTGGCACAGGGACAGGAACTCGTGGCGCAGGTCGGCGTCAGCGCGGAACATGCCACGCAGGGCCGAGGTCGTCATGGTGGCGGGTGTGCGCACGCCGCGCATGGCCATACAGAGGTGGAAGCCGCGCGCGAGGACGGCGACGCTTTCGGTCTGGGCCAGGGCGCAAATTTCGTCCGCGATATCGCTGACGAGCCGCTCCTGGATTTGCAGCCGGTGGGCGTGCTTGTGCGCGATGCGCGCGAACTTGGAGAGGCCGAGCACGCGGTTGGCGGCGAGGTAACCCATGCTGATGTCCGCCCAGAAGGGCAGCATGTGGTGCTCGCATAATGAGTAGACGCGGATGCCGGTGACGACGACGAGTTGATCGGTGGTGACGGCCTCGAAGGTGACCTCGGTGTTGCCGGGGTCGTAGTTGATGAACTCGTCATACCAGTGCGCGATGCGG containing:
- the folE gene encoding GTP cyclohydrolase I — encoded protein: MAQLDLAGLQLVAENLLILLGEDPNREGLRETPRRIAHWYDEFINYDPGNTEVTFEAVTTDQLVVVTGIRVYSLCEHHMLPFWADISMGYLAANRVLGLSKFARIAHKHAHRLQIQERLVSDIADEICALAQTESVAVLARGFHLCMAMRGVRTPATMTTSALRGMFRADADLRHEFLSLCQLNNEVRP